The stretch of DNA AAACCGTACGGAACAGCTTCCGGGTGCCCTTCAAATTCGCTATCAAATTGGCGATCAAAAGCGCCAGACAATTTTGCAGGATCACCATTATCACTGAGAAATTGAGCGTAAAAAGGGTCGCATCTTTAAAGCGGACATCTTCCGTGAAAATCTCCACATAATTACGGAACTGAACAAACTTATAAAAGGGCGCCAGCCCGTTCCAATTGGTGAAACTATACAGCAAAGACCCGACCATCGGCAGGGCCATAAAGACGAAAAAGAAGAGAAATGCCGGGGCGACAAAGATAAAAAAAGAAACCCGGCTCTGCGCGTTGTGTCTTACGGACATTCCCCAAATCCTCCATTACCTGCAATATCAATAACATAAGAGCATTGGCGCGGCAAAACCGCACCAATGCTTCTTCATCTCCCGACCGCCTTAATTGGCCAACCCGTCTTTCCAGGCTTTATCCAAAGCCTTGACGATATCGGCCCGGGTTGCCTTTTTTACGTAATAAAGCTGAAGTTGCCGGCCTACTTCCTGTTTGACGGTATTCGGCATCAGCGGATCCTCATAGCCCATCCCTTTTTTCACATACGATAAGGCGGATTCCACCCACGGATAATATTGAAAGGTATGGACCGTCGACACCGGGTTGAATTTGAGGTTTTGATACAACGCGTTCGAGTCTTTCTTGTCGAGCATGTAATTTAACAAGGCAAAAGCGACTTTTTTGTTTTTGGATTTGGAATAAACCGATAGACCTTTCGAGACCGAGATGTTGATCATGGTCTGTTTCGGATCCTCGGAGATCGGCAGCGGAGCGACAGCCAGATTGAATTTGGGGTTCGCTTTTAAGATCTCCTCCGCCATCCATGGTCCTTGGACCCACATGGCATGCTTACCCAGAGCAAACTCGGCCGCCCCGCCGGAAGCGGTGATATCCATGGCATTGGTATTGCCGTTGGCGTTGACCAGATCGATGATGTCAAAATACTCTTTTAGCTCCGCAAAGGAAGTGGTTCCTTTGTTCATCCGGCTGACAAAACCTTTATACTTGGTCTCATTCAGAGCGCCGACCAATAGCGAGTTAAAGAGCTGCGGCACCCAGTCTTCATTATACGCTAACAAAAAAGGCGTATAACCGGCAGCTTTTAGCTTTTCCACGTTGGCTTTCATCGCTGAAAGCGTCAATGCGGGAGTGATTCCCACCTTCTCAAAGATATCCTTATTATAATCATAGCCCCACCATACGCTCTCCAAGGGCATGCATTTGACCTTGCCGTCCAGCGAGATAATGCTCTTTACGTTGGCGTACAACGTCTTGACAAACGGCTGTTTGCTCAGATCTTCCAGGTAACCGGAACGATTGTACTGAGGACCCGTATTCGTCGGATGGATGAAAAAGACATCCGGCGCGTCCCCGGAAGCGAACCGGGATTGCAGAATCTGCTGCGAGTTGATGGCTGCCGGCGTCTCAAAATTTACCTTTACAGTAGTGCCGGTCTGCGTTTTATACTTTTTGATGAATTGGTTGAAATAATTGGCGTAAATTTCCCGGAATTGCGGTTGGTCAATGAAAATGTTGAGTTCGACCGTTTTTCCCGCTCCGTTGACCAGCGGGCCCGTTCCCGACAACAT from Hydrogenispora ethanolica encodes:
- a CDS encoding ABC transporter substrate-binding protein, producing the protein MRRFWFSVLLLFVLAGMLSGTGPLVNGAGKTVELNIFIDQPQFREIYANYFNQFIKKYKTQTGTTVKVNFETPAAINSQQILQSRFASGDAPDVFFIHPTNTGPQYNRSGYLEDLSKQPFVKTLYANVKSIISLDGKVKCMPLESVWWGYDYNKDIFEKVGITPALTLSAMKANVEKLKAAGYTPFLLAYNEDWVPQLFNSLLVGALNETKYKGFVSRMNKGTTSFAELKEYFDIIDLVNANGNTNAMDITASGGAAEFALGKHAMWVQGPWMAEEILKANPKFNLAVAPLPISEDPKQTMINISVSKGLSVYSKSKNKKVAFALLNYMLDKKDSNALYQNLKFNPVSTVHTFQYYPWVESALSYVKKGMGYEDPLMPNTVKQEVGRQLQLYYVKKATRADIVKALDKAWKDGLAN